One stretch of Meriones unguiculatus strain TT.TT164.6M chromosome 7, Bangor_MerUng_6.1, whole genome shotgun sequence DNA includes these proteins:
- the Hexim2 gene encoding protein HEXIM2 isoform X1, which produces MTTLNHSNCNRESPGALEQAKTSRGLRSPQIAHEPHDFGGSLLLPPGREMHSEDEGVAPAGGGSSCNIKGSRSQSSGGCSVEAVLARKKHRRRPSKRKRHWRPYLELSWAEKQQRDERQSQRASRVREEMFAKGQPLAPYNTTQFLMNDRDLEEPNLDVLHGLSHTGSSGENEAGDSDGQGRAHGEFQQRDFSEAYERYHTESLQGRSKQELVRDYLDLERRLSQAEQETRRLQRLQGRPGRQPCQQVEELAAEVERLRTENQRLRQEKEMWHRGGSCCDQEKPATEGTPRPQDKAPCHNHSGQPGHKQASDS; this is translated from the coding sequence aCCTCTCGTGGTCTGCGGAGCCCCCAGATAGCCCATGAGCCTCATGACTTTGGTGGGTCCTTGCTTCTGCCACCAGGAAGGGAGATGCACTCAGAGGATGAAGGCGTTGCTCCAGCTGGCGGTGGCTCAAGTTGTAACATTAAGGGTTCCCGCAGCCAGAGCTCAGGGGGCTGTTCAGTGGAGGCTGTGCTGGCCCGAAAGAAGCACCGTAGGCGGCCGTCGAAGCGCAAGCGTCACTGGAGGCCTTACTTGGAGCTGAGCTGGGCTGAGAAGCAGCAGCGAGAtgagaggcagagccagagggCCTCCCGGGTCCGCGAGGAGATGTTCGCCAAAGGCCAGCCCCTGGCACCCTATAACACCACCCAGTTCCTCATGAATGACCGTGACCTGGAGGAGCCTAACCTGGACGTGCTCCATGGGCTATCCCACACGGGCTCCAGTGGGGAGAATGAGGCAGGGGACAGTGACGGGCAAGGCCGAGCCCATGGGGAATTCCAGCAGAGGGACTTCTCTGAGGCCTACGAGCGCTACCACACCGAGAGCCTTCAGGGCCGCAGCAAGCAGGAGCTGGTGAGAGACTACCTGGACCTGGAGAGGCGACTGTCCCAGGCTGAGCAAGAAACTCGGAGGCTCCAGCGGCTGCAGGGGCGACCCGGCAGGCAGCCATGTCAGCAGGTGGAGGAGCTGGCCGCCGAGGTGGAAAGGCTCCGGACTGAGAACCAGAGGCTTCGGCAGGAGAAGGAGATGTGGCACCGAGGGGGCAGCTGCTGCGACCAGgagaagcctgccacagaagggACCCCCAGACCCCAGGATAAGGCCCCATGTCACAACCACTCAGGCCAGCCGGGTCACAAGCAGGCAAGTGACAGCTGA
- the Hexim2 gene encoding protein HEXIM2 isoform X2, giving the protein MHSEDEGVAPAGGGSSCNIKGSRSQSSGGCSVEAVLARKKHRRRPSKRKRHWRPYLELSWAEKQQRDERQSQRASRVREEMFAKGQPLAPYNTTQFLMNDRDLEEPNLDVLHGLSHTGSSGENEAGDSDGQGRAHGEFQQRDFSEAYERYHTESLQGRSKQELVRDYLDLERRLSQAEQETRRLQRLQGRPGRQPCQQVEELAAEVERLRTENQRLRQEKEMWHRGGSCCDQEKPATEGTPRPQDKAPCHNHSGQPGHKQASDS; this is encoded by the coding sequence ATGCACTCAGAGGATGAAGGCGTTGCTCCAGCTGGCGGTGGCTCAAGTTGTAACATTAAGGGTTCCCGCAGCCAGAGCTCAGGGGGCTGTTCAGTGGAGGCTGTGCTGGCCCGAAAGAAGCACCGTAGGCGGCCGTCGAAGCGCAAGCGTCACTGGAGGCCTTACTTGGAGCTGAGCTGGGCTGAGAAGCAGCAGCGAGAtgagaggcagagccagagggCCTCCCGGGTCCGCGAGGAGATGTTCGCCAAAGGCCAGCCCCTGGCACCCTATAACACCACCCAGTTCCTCATGAATGACCGTGACCTGGAGGAGCCTAACCTGGACGTGCTCCATGGGCTATCCCACACGGGCTCCAGTGGGGAGAATGAGGCAGGGGACAGTGACGGGCAAGGCCGAGCCCATGGGGAATTCCAGCAGAGGGACTTCTCTGAGGCCTACGAGCGCTACCACACCGAGAGCCTTCAGGGCCGCAGCAAGCAGGAGCTGGTGAGAGACTACCTGGACCTGGAGAGGCGACTGTCCCAGGCTGAGCAAGAAACTCGGAGGCTCCAGCGGCTGCAGGGGCGACCCGGCAGGCAGCCATGTCAGCAGGTGGAGGAGCTGGCCGCCGAGGTGGAAAGGCTCCGGACTGAGAACCAGAGGCTTCGGCAGGAGAAGGAGATGTGGCACCGAGGGGGCAGCTGCTGCGACCAGgagaagcctgccacagaagggACCCCCAGACCCCAGGATAAGGCCCCATGTCACAACCACTCAGGCCAGCCGGGTCACAAGCAGGCAAGTGACAGCTGA